From Drosophila suzukii chromosome 2R, CBGP_Dsuzu_IsoJpt1.0, whole genome shotgun sequence, a single genomic window includes:
- the LOC108019809 gene encoding uncharacterized protein, which yields MAEFPICITPSQRELARMTEEERLTALLQVKERKKAVKAKPKKILGGPLMVNRMKMWRQHRERVKEAISTVDAEAPNFQAARITGVNNLRDEAQVFMKRTKANIQLLVEISRTMRTHGAINPFRYEVVHAVSSVPLALLSLEQLERDNRDFGRRIMEVHSEVDSGLSDKRLLEGRNAAQVAPLELPPQAMAKYEAFNIPLPESDAELRRLFRPRIYFDIYLKDARPLGRIVIQLYTEAAPLVVLQLIKSCMCNQHSKFLVKRLFPNLWLETDLLLAADSLLHQPLEYDAKVIDHGASSYVLSFSKAYVKGFTQHLSFAISFKPLTVVNGSRVGFGRIVKGSKICECIQSYGTKNGKLSRGLLFTSCGLL from the coding sequence ATGGCGGAGTTTCCGATCTGCATAACCCCGTCGCAGCGCGAGTTGGCCCGTATGACGGAGGAGGAGCGCCTGACCGCTCTGCTGCAGGTAAAGGAGCGCAAGAAGGCGGTCAAGGCCAAGCCGAAGAAGATCCTGGGCGGTCCTCTGATGGTGAACCGCATGAAGATGTGGCGCCAGCACCGAGAGCGGGTCAAGGAGGCGATCAGCACGGTGGACGCGGAGGCACCCAACTTCCAGGCAGCCCGCATCACCGGAGTGAACAACCTGCGGGACGAGGCGCAGGTGTTCATGAAGCGCACCAAGGCCAACATCCAGTTGCTTGTGGAGATCTCCCGCACCATGCGCACCCACGGAGCCATCAACCCCTTCCGCTACGAGGTGGTGCACGCCGTCTCCAGCGTTCCGCTGGCCCTGCTCAGCCTGGAGCAACTGGAGCGGGACAACCGCGACTTCGGCCGACGCATCATGGAGGTGCACAGCGAGGTGGACTCCGGTCTGTCGGACAAGCGGCTGCTAGAGGGCAGGAACGCGGCTCAGGTGGCTCCGCTGGAGCTGCCTCCCCAGGCAATGGCCAAGTACGAGGCCTTCAACATCCCGCTGCCCGAGTCGGATGCCGAGTTGCGCCGCCTCTTCCGACCGCGCATCTACTTTGACATATACCTGAAGGACGCCCGACCCCTGGGCAGGATTGTGATCCAGCTGTACACGGAGGCAGCCCCCCTCGTGGTGCTGCAGCTGATCAAGTCCTGCATGTGCAACCAGCACTCCAAGTTCCTCGTCAAGCGACTGTTCCCCAACCTCTGGCTGGAAACGGACTTGCTGCTGGCGGCGGACTCGCTGCTGCACCAGCCTTTGGAATACGACGCCAAAGTCATTGACCACGGAGCCTCCAGCTACGTATTATCCTTCAGCAAGGCTTACGTCAAAGGATTCACCCAGCACCTCTCGTTTGCCATCTCGTTCAAGCCGCTTACCGTGGTCAATGGATCCCGAGTGGGATTCGGCCGGATTGTGAAGGGCAGCAAGATATGCGAGTGCATCCAGAGTTACGGCACCAAGAACGGAAAGCTCAGCCGGGGTCTGCTGTTCACCAGCTGCGGATTACTTTAA